One genomic window of Dehalococcoidia bacterium includes the following:
- a CDS encoding Ig-like domain-containing protein translates to MLPFLSSRRLQAAMLVALLLALAGGLLTCSTGDDSDHVAVVDAPIEHQPLTEGWEAVDVPPLDDTYALSAKKQDGDVIARDTSFVLASKRDDLDRDRVHELLLVDPPAEFEVDGGAGHLTLRPTQALRESTRYRFTLISADDGRQVRNWAFQTEGPLRVVQTLPADEASNVPLDTGIEMTFSHDGIARFEDRVTITPAVRGRFELHKRVLVFVPQRLVPETLYTVTVAPGVTVADGGLETREPHTFSFETGSARRQDQLGMSPEGVFFARLVFEASTTEPPSLQIETYSYDEQLSLPFEVYRYADVDAFVEAIDEAVAVPRWTYYSRRNFRLDTSGLEQIATLNGSVRRVSEQYSQQLFTVFPSALDPGFYLVQTQRDGIDAQALLQVTDLASYASLSDPKTLVWVNDLATGAPAADAAIKDADGTTFRTGDDGVAFFDTPDALIPAEGDDAGGRTLRVEHDGRIAVVPLAASQAIGFYGYTYDRSGYDSYYGGRSPDYWSYIYPDRSLYRPSDAIHFWGVAKLRDDFEPGQTLTVRLSGGNYYDSSYRPSLLAETSVQVSDLGTVEGALSFEGAAPGGYQLSIDAGDETIASTYVQVENFIKPAYKIDVVPSRNALFAGENVSVDVSTEFFDGSPVPFVDLAYSPPDGGEQGTITTDADGAASMSYVATAGDPYGGPAYRYASAYPIGPEQGEISGETTFYVLPASLAIDATGDVADGRATITGNVHQVDLAAFDGGDGGSWYEDMRGAPPPGRAISAAVTEITYNEVEVGEYYDFIAKLTRKRYRYDTVERALGTFAATSAADGTYRVGFAVERGKSYRVRIGTTDDAGRLTGVETYVSGDQIPYPTYASDGALSLKETVASGQSPYYATTSYAENDAVDLTVRRLGKPAESGANRRYLFLRARDGILGYHQAFEPRLQWNFAASDIPNVNISAVQFNGRGYESAPGDYVASFDFSDREIELSVTSDAERYEPGDDVTLSIETRDGQGNPVAAEALLSLVDEAIFRAQGWNYEGEMLQQLYQPLSSGLLAVYLPSYTAIEELQSQHGYAPGGAATNPPDTGGPITPRSDFRDLALFRTVRTDAGGNASVTFTLPDNITSWRVTSRAVTGDLRAGAALTALPSGLPFFVEATASDEYLSADRPVIALRAFGSALQSGDAVEYEVSAPSLGANDMLVSGEAFRGVELALPPLQEGEHALTIRARSGDMQDAIVRTISVVTSRLRRGEARFYELTPGFALKGASTGSTQVVFTDNNRGRYYDDLLRLAWGYGDRVDQQLARTLAHDLLRDHFDVDDGPASAFDGAIYQTAEGGIALFPYADDDLLLSARMASTGPGKFGRNGLAQYFLSVLDDPDETRERSIVALFGLAAAGEPVLPSIAAIAAEDDLAPRERLYLGLAALAAGDEVAARQQYREVLLRYAERRAPFVRVRAGVDQDDILELTALAADLGAGLGDPSADEMFAYTQANATEDLLIELEQISYLARALPRLSSAPVRFSYTLDGSGEEQTLEAGRPFALTVSTQQLAQLSPQALEGAVGVATYFEAPFDPASVAIDADINVRRTIDVDGGGISAGDIVEVRLDYALAPQSLDGCYQITDLAPSGLRPITRANRPYEGSNVVTPYRIDGQRVSFCVYRESDYVAAVYLARVVTTGDYLAEPAIIQSQLSAESFNFAPASSVAIR, encoded by the coding sequence GTGCTTCCGTTTCTCTCGTCACGACGGCTGCAAGCCGCGATGCTGGTTGCGCTCTTGTTGGCGCTTGCGGGAGGACTCCTCACCTGCTCGACCGGCGACGACAGCGATCACGTTGCGGTCGTCGATGCACCGATCGAACACCAGCCGCTCACCGAGGGCTGGGAGGCCGTCGATGTGCCGCCGCTCGACGACACATACGCGCTCAGCGCGAAGAAGCAGGACGGCGACGTCATCGCGCGGGACACGTCGTTCGTACTTGCGTCGAAGCGTGACGATCTCGACCGCGATCGCGTGCACGAGTTGCTGCTCGTCGATCCGCCGGCCGAGTTTGAGGTCGACGGTGGCGCCGGCCACCTGACGCTTCGACCAACGCAGGCGCTGCGGGAGTCGACGCGCTATCGTTTCACCCTGATCAGCGCCGACGATGGGCGCCAGGTGCGCAACTGGGCGTTCCAGACCGAAGGCCCATTGCGCGTAGTCCAGACCTTGCCGGCCGATGAGGCATCGAACGTGCCGCTCGATACCGGTATCGAGATGACGTTCAGCCACGACGGCATCGCCCGATTCGAGGATCGCGTCACGATTACGCCTGCCGTCCGGGGGCGGTTTGAGCTGCACAAGCGCGTCCTCGTCTTCGTGCCGCAGCGGCTCGTTCCGGAGACGCTGTACACGGTGACCGTGGCGCCCGGCGTCACAGTCGCTGACGGCGGTCTCGAGACACGCGAGCCGCACACATTTTCGTTTGAGACGGGCTCCGCAAGGCGGCAGGATCAACTCGGCATGTCGCCGGAGGGTGTGTTCTTCGCGCGGTTGGTCTTCGAAGCTTCGACGACCGAGCCGCCGTCCCTGCAGATCGAGACCTACTCCTACGACGAGCAGCTTTCGCTGCCGTTCGAGGTCTACCGCTACGCCGATGTCGACGCATTTGTCGAGGCCATCGATGAGGCGGTCGCCGTGCCGCGATGGACGTACTACAGCCGCCGCAACTTCCGTCTCGACACGTCCGGACTGGAACAGATCGCGACGTTGAACGGCAGTGTCCGGCGCGTGTCCGAGCAGTACTCGCAACAGTTGTTCACGGTCTTCCCGTCGGCGCTCGACCCCGGCTTTTACCTGGTGCAGACGCAGCGTGACGGCATCGATGCGCAGGCGCTTTTGCAGGTTACCGACCTGGCCTCCTATGCGTCGCTCAGCGATCCGAAGACGCTCGTCTGGGTGAACGATCTTGCGACCGGAGCGCCCGCGGCGGATGCTGCCATCAAGGACGCCGACGGAACGACATTCCGCACCGGCGACGACGGTGTCGCGTTCTTTGACACGCCTGACGCACTCATCCCCGCCGAAGGTGACGATGCGGGCGGGCGCACGCTGCGCGTCGAACACGATGGACGCATCGCCGTCGTGCCGCTCGCGGCGAGCCAGGCGATCGGGTTCTATGGCTACACCTACGATAGGAGTGGGTACGACTCCTACTATGGCGGCAGATCGCCGGACTACTGGTCGTACATCTATCCGGATCGGTCGCTGTATCGCCCATCAGACGCGATCCATTTCTGGGGCGTGGCGAAGCTCCGCGACGACTTTGAGCCCGGCCAGACGCTCACCGTGCGCCTCAGCGGCGGTAACTATTACGACTCGTCGTACCGCCCGTCGCTGCTCGCTGAGACGTCCGTCCAAGTCTCCGATCTCGGCACGGTCGAGGGCGCGCTCTCGTTCGAGGGCGCCGCGCCTGGCGGCTACCAACTCAGCATCGATGCCGGCGACGAGACGATCGCATCGACGTATGTGCAGGTCGAGAATTTCATCAAGCCCGCCTACAAGATCGACGTCGTGCCGTCGCGCAACGCGCTGTTCGCCGGCGAGAACGTCAGCGTCGACGTGTCGACGGAGTTCTTCGACGGCAGTCCCGTGCCCTTCGTCGACCTGGCCTACAGCCCGCCAGACGGCGGTGAGCAGGGCACGATCACCACCGATGCCGATGGCGCGGCTTCCATGTCGTACGTGGCGACCGCAGGTGATCCTTACGGCGGGCCGGCGTATCGCTACGCCAGCGCGTACCCCATCGGGCCGGAGCAGGGCGAAATCAGCGGCGAGACGACGTTCTACGTGCTCCCGGCTTCACTCGCAATCGACGCCACCGGCGATGTCGCCGACGGCCGCGCGACGATCACCGGCAACGTGCATCAGGTCGACCTTGCGGCGTTTGATGGCGGCGACGGCGGCAGTTGGTACGAAGACATGCGTGGCGCGCCGCCGCCCGGCCGCGCCATCAGCGCTGCCGTGACGGAGATCACGTACAACGAAGTCGAGGTCGGCGAGTACTATGACTTCATCGCCAAGCTCACGCGCAAACGCTACCGCTACGACACCGTCGAACGAGCGCTCGGCACCTTCGCCGCGACATCTGCCGCGGATGGCACCTACCGCGTCGGTTTCGCAGTCGAACGCGGCAAGTCATACCGCGTGCGCATCGGCACTACCGACGACGCAGGCCGCCTCACAGGCGTCGAGACGTACGTCAGCGGCGACCAGATTCCCTACCCAACGTACGCGTCCGACGGAGCGCTCAGCCTCAAGGAGACCGTCGCGTCTGGCCAAAGTCCCTACTACGCCACGACCAGCTACGCCGAAAACGACGCCGTTGACCTCACCGTCCGGCGTCTTGGCAAGCCGGCCGAGTCTGGCGCCAATCGGCGGTATCTGTTCCTGCGCGCCCGCGATGGCATTCTCGGTTATCACCAGGCCTTCGAGCCGAGACTGCAGTGGAACTTCGCAGCGAGCGACATTCCGAACGTAAACATTTCCGCTGTGCAGTTCAACGGTCGCGGATACGAATCCGCGCCCGGAGACTACGTCGCTAGCTTCGACTTCAGCGACCGGGAGATCGAGTTGAGCGTGACGTCCGACGCCGAACGCTACGAGCCCGGCGACGACGTGACGTTGTCGATCGAAACGCGCGACGGCCAGGGCAACCCCGTCGCCGCCGAGGCGCTTCTGAGTCTCGTCGATGAGGCGATCTTTCGCGCGCAGGGCTGGAACTACGAAGGCGAGATGCTCCAGCAGTTGTACCAGCCGTTATCATCCGGCCTGCTGGCCGTCTATCTGCCGTCGTATACCGCCATCGAAGAGTTGCAAAGCCAGCACGGGTACGCGCCGGGCGGCGCCGCGACGAACCCGCCCGATACCGGCGGTCCGATCACGCCGCGTTCGGACTTTCGCGACCTGGCGCTCTTCCGCACCGTCCGTACGGACGCCGGCGGCAACGCGAGCGTGACGTTCACATTGCCCGACAACATCACATCGTGGCGCGTCACGTCGCGCGCGGTCACGGGCGATCTGCGCGCGGGCGCCGCGCTCACCGCGCTGCCTTCGGGGTTGCCTTTCTTCGTCGAGGCGACGGCGAGCGACGAGTATCTCTCCGCCGACCGTCCGGTGATCGCGCTGCGTGCCTTCGGCAGCGCGCTGCAAAGCGGCGACGCCGTCGAATACGAGGTGAGCGCACCGTCGCTCGGCGCCAATGACATGTTGGTGAGCGGGGAGGCGTTCCGCGGCGTGGAGCTGGCGCTGCCGCCGTTGCAGGAGGGTGAGCACGCGCTCACGATTCGCGCCCGCTCCGGCGACATGCAGGACGCGATCGTGCGGACGATCAGCGTCGTCACGTCGCGGCTGCGACGCGGCGAGGCGCGCTTTTACGAATTGACGCCCGGCTTCGCGCTCAAGGGCGCGTCGACGGGAAGCACGCAGGTCGTCTTCACGGACAACAATCGCGGTCGCTACTATGACGACCTGCTGCGGCTCGCCTGGGGCTACGGCGACCGCGTCGATCAGCAGTTGGCACGCACGCTCGCGCATGATCTGCTGCGCGACCACTTCGACGTCGATGACGGCCCCGCGTCCGCGTTCGACGGTGCGATCTACCAGACCGCAGAAGGCGGCATCGCACTCTTCCCGTACGCCGACGACGATCTGCTCCTCAGCGCGCGCATGGCGTCGACCGGGCCGGGCAAGTTCGGGCGCAACGGCCTCGCGCAGTATTTCTTGAGCGTGCTCGACGATCCCGACGAGACGCGCGAGCGGTCGATCGTCGCGCTGTTCGGACTCGCCGCCGCCGGTGAGCCAGTGCTCCCCTCGATAGCCGCCATCGCCGCGGAGGACGACCTCGCGCCGCGCGAACGGCTGTACCTGGGCCTCGCAGCCCTCGCGGCCGGCGACGAGGTCGCGGCGCGACAGCAGTACCGCGAAGTGCTCCTGCGCTATGCGGAGCGGCGCGCGCCGTTCGTCCGGGTGCGTGCAGGTGTTGACCAGGACGACATTCTTGAGTTGACTGCGCTCGCCGCCGACCTCGGCGCAGGCCTCGGAGATCCTTCCGCGGACGAGATGTTCGCCTACACGCAGGCGAACGCGACGGAGGATCTGCTGATCGAACTGGAGCAGATCAGCTACCTCGCGCGTGCCCTTCCGCGGCTCTCGTCTGCGCCGGTGCGATTCAGCTATACGCTCGACGGCAGCGGCGAGGAGCAGACGCTCGAAGCAGGCCGCCCATTCGCCCTGACGGTGTCGACGCAACAACTCGCGCAACTTTCGCCTCAAGCCCTCGAAGGCGCCGTCGGCGTCGCAACGTACTTTGAAGCGCCCTTCGATCCTGCGTCAGTGGCGATTGATGCAGACATCAATGTGCGCCGCACGATCGATGTCGATGGCGGAGGCATCAGCGCCGGCGATATCGTCGAAGTGCGCCTCGACTATGCGCTGGCGCCGCAGTCGCTCGATGGCTGCTACCAGATTACGGACCTCGCGCCGTCAGGACTGC